In Streptomyces sp. SN-593, a single genomic region encodes these proteins:
- the kdpF gene encoding K(+)-transporting ATPase subunit F, whose protein sequence is MSAENVVGLVVAVALIGYLVVALIRPERF, encoded by the coding sequence GTGAGCGCCGAGAACGTCGTCGGCCTCGTCGTCGCCGTGGCCCTGATCGGCTACCTCGTGGTGGCCCTGATCCGCCCGGAGAGGTTCTAA
- a CDS encoding GPP34 family phosphoprotein — translation MTTARDLLTVTMDLPSSRTVERGDLSLGLAGAELVDLLRAGAATLDRGRIVPGARQPHTDRPLGEAAAALSRTLPFETVDDWLWRRGRGLAAAYLAVLTEEGAVARQRQRRWLLFGRSRTVLVDSADRRRAAHRWAADEPVLLALAATVGATGPGPQPPPPRPDPSVDLPAPDPAGPVGLPPDLAAQVADPSVAAVLAAVAQAVAELSDERRRRAGRLGDAHATTLRRGY, via the coding sequence ATGACCACAGCGCGTGATCTTCTGACCGTCACGATGGACCTGCCGTCCAGCCGGACCGTGGAGCGCGGCGACCTGTCGCTCGGACTCGCCGGCGCGGAACTGGTGGACCTGCTGCGGGCGGGCGCGGCCACCTTGGACCGGGGGCGGATCGTGCCGGGCGCGCGGCAGCCGCACACCGACCGGCCGCTCGGCGAGGCCGCGGCCGCGCTGTCCCGCACCCTGCCCTTCGAGACCGTGGACGACTGGCTGTGGCGCCGCGGGCGCGGGTTGGCGGCGGCCTACCTCGCGGTCCTCACCGAGGAGGGCGCGGTGGCCCGGCAGCGGCAGCGGCGCTGGCTGCTGTTCGGCCGCAGCCGTACGGTACTGGTGGACTCCGCCGACCGCCGCCGCGCGGCCCACCGCTGGGCGGCCGACGAGCCGGTGCTGCTCGCGCTGGCCGCCACGGTCGGCGCCACCGGGCCCGGCCCGCAGCCGCCGCCCCCGCGGCCGGACCCGTCCGTGGACCTGCCCGCGCCCGACCCCGCCGGCCCGGTGGGCCTCCCGCCCGACCTCGCCGCGCAGGTCGCCGACCCCTCCGTGGCGGCGGTGCTCGCCGCGGTCGCCCAGGCCGTCGCCGAACTGTCCGACGAGCGCCGCCGCCGCGCCGGCCGCCTCGGCGACGCCCACGCCACCACCCTCCGCCGCGGCTACTGA
- a CDS encoding NAD(P)-dependent oxidoreductase has protein sequence MPHPGPGTGPRPRVVVTESLNDAGVRRLRAAADVVFLDKSLPEARQRATLLDAEVIVSQIHPVDSGLIAAAPRLRAIAKHGVGVDNIDVAAATARGIPVLFAPGANAASVAEHTLAAALAVARRFGELDAAVRRRDFSVRQDLHQLDLEGRTIAVLGYGNTGRRVLGLAHAALGMRGIAYDRFPQQPEALPPGSRYTDSLEEALRGADVVTVHLPLTPQTRGLVGRDQLALLPRGGIVVNVGRGGVVDEYALADALRGGHLFGAAVDVFTTEPPLPDNPLLAPDLRTLLTPHVGGLGGSASVAIAHMLADDILTVLQGGTPSHVVTPDYRSPAPPAVSPTG, from the coding sequence ATGCCCCACCCCGGCCCCGGCACCGGCCCCCGCCCCCGTGTCGTCGTCACCGAGTCGCTCAACGACGCGGGGGTGCGCCGGCTGCGCGCCGCGGCCGACGTCGTCTTCCTCGACAAGTCGCTCCCCGAGGCGCGGCAGCGCGCCACGCTCCTGGACGCCGAGGTGATCGTCAGCCAGATCCACCCGGTGGACAGCGGGCTGATCGCCGCCGCGCCCCGGCTGCGGGCGATCGCCAAGCACGGCGTCGGAGTCGACAACATCGACGTCGCCGCCGCCACCGCACGCGGCATCCCGGTGCTCTTCGCGCCGGGGGCCAACGCCGCGTCCGTGGCCGAGCACACGCTGGCGGCGGCGCTCGCGGTCGCCCGCCGGTTCGGCGAACTCGACGCGGCGGTGCGCCGCCGCGACTTCTCCGTCCGGCAGGACCTGCACCAGCTCGACCTCGAAGGCCGGACCATCGCCGTCCTCGGCTACGGCAACACCGGCCGCCGCGTGCTGGGCCTGGCGCACGCCGCGCTCGGGATGCGCGGGATCGCCTACGACCGGTTCCCGCAGCAGCCGGAGGCGCTGCCGCCCGGCAGCAGGTACACCGACTCGCTGGAGGAGGCGCTGCGCGGCGCCGACGTGGTCACCGTGCACCTGCCGCTGACCCCGCAGACGCGCGGCCTGGTCGGACGGGACCAGCTCGCGCTGCTCCCGCGCGGCGGCATCGTCGTCAACGTCGGGCGCGGCGGGGTCGTGGACGAGTACGCGCTCGCCGACGCGCTGCGCGGCGGCCACCTGTTCGGCGCGGCGGTCGACGTGTTCACCACGGAGCCGCCCCTGCCGGACAACCCGCTGCTCGCCCCCGACCTGCGCACCCTCCTCACCCCCCACGTCGGCGGGCTCGGCGGCAGCGCCAGCGTGGCCATCGCGCACATGCTCGCGGACGACATCCTCACCGTGCTCCAGGGCGGCACGCCGTCCCACGTGGTCACGCCCGACTACCGCTCCCCGGCGCCGCCGGCGGTCTCCCCCACCGGCTGA
- a CDS encoding SDR family oxidoreductase, with amino-acid sequence MDLRIAGKRALVLGSTGGLGGASARALAAEGCKVAVCGRQEARVREVAAELPGAVGIPVDLTGPQPAAHLLDAVARQLGGVDILVLNGPGPRPGTAADLEADALTGALDPLLDVHVRLVHALLPAMREARWGRVLAIGSSGVAAPLPNLAASNIGRWALAAYLKTLAAEVAQDGVTVNLVLPGRIATDRVAALDEAAAQRTGKDVETVRGASQGDIPARRYGAPEEFGDVVAFLASARASYVTGSAVRVDGGLVRAL; translated from the coding sequence ATGGACCTCCGGATCGCCGGAAAGCGCGCCCTCGTCCTCGGCTCCACCGGCGGGCTCGGCGGGGCCTCGGCCCGCGCCCTGGCCGCCGAGGGCTGCAAGGTCGCCGTCTGCGGACGCCAGGAGGCCCGGGTGCGGGAGGTGGCCGCGGAACTGCCCGGTGCCGTCGGCATCCCGGTCGACCTGACCGGCCCGCAGCCCGCCGCCCATCTGCTGGACGCCGTGGCACGGCAGCTCGGCGGCGTGGACATCCTGGTCCTCAACGGGCCCGGGCCGCGGCCGGGCACCGCCGCCGACCTGGAGGCCGACGCCCTGACCGGCGCCCTGGACCCGCTGCTCGACGTGCACGTACGCCTGGTCCACGCGCTGCTGCCCGCGATGCGCGAGGCGCGCTGGGGCCGGGTCCTGGCGATCGGCTCCTCCGGGGTCGCCGCCCCGCTGCCGAACCTCGCCGCCTCCAACATCGGACGCTGGGCGCTGGCCGCCTACCTCAAGACGCTCGCCGCCGAGGTCGCGCAGGACGGCGTCACCGTGAACCTGGTGCTGCCCGGCCGGATCGCCACCGACCGGGTCGCCGCGCTCGACGAGGCCGCCGCGCAGCGCACCGGCAAGGACGTCGAGACCGTGCGCGGCGCCTCCCAGGGCGACATCCCCGCCCGGCGCTACGGCGCCCCCGAGGAGTTCGGCGACGTCGTCGCCTTCCTCGCCTCCGCCAGGGCCTCGTACGTCACCGGGTCCGCCGTCCGCGTCGACGGCGGCCTCGTCCGAGCGCTGTGA
- a CDS encoding dihydrodipicolinate synthase family protein — protein MTKLPAGVWGVVATPFHDDLEVDLDSLATLVRRYEELGVTGLTVLGVFGEAARLDGAERTRVLSTVIDAVDLPVVVGATTLATAPVIEEAELARRVAGSRLAGVMVQINSPTPAVLAAHLNAVHRATGVGLVVQDYPVASGVSMPLPAQIEALADVEGVVAVKAEAAPTAARVAALSDRFDVPVFGGLGGIGLIDELQAGAAGAMTGFSYPEGLLATIHAHRTGGFAAAREALAPYLPLIAFEQQPGIGLAIRKACLAHRKLIAGPAVRPPAPALPASLIPNLYEHLAAMEGLVTR, from the coding sequence ATGACGAAGCTCCCGGCCGGAGTGTGGGGCGTCGTGGCGACGCCGTTCCACGACGACCTCGAAGTCGACCTCGACAGCCTCGCGACGCTGGTGCGCCGCTACGAGGAACTCGGCGTGACGGGCCTGACCGTGCTCGGCGTCTTCGGCGAGGCGGCCAGACTCGACGGCGCCGAGCGCACCCGGGTGCTGTCCACGGTGATCGACGCCGTCGACCTGCCCGTGGTGGTCGGCGCCACCACCCTCGCGACCGCCCCCGTGATCGAGGAGGCGGAACTCGCCCGGCGCGTCGCGGGCAGCCGGCTCGCCGGCGTGATGGTGCAGATCAACAGCCCCACCCCGGCGGTCCTCGCCGCCCACCTCAACGCCGTGCACCGCGCCACCGGCGTCGGCCTGGTCGTGCAGGACTACCCCGTCGCCAGCGGCGTGTCCATGCCGCTGCCCGCGCAGATCGAGGCGCTCGCCGACGTGGAGGGCGTCGTCGCCGTCAAGGCGGAGGCGGCCCCGACCGCGGCCCGCGTGGCGGCGCTGAGCGACCGGTTCGACGTGCCCGTCTTCGGCGGACTGGGCGGCATCGGCCTGATCGACGAGCTCCAGGCCGGCGCGGCCGGCGCGATGACCGGGTTCTCCTACCCCGAGGGCCTGCTCGCCACCATCCACGCGCACCGCACCGGCGGCTTCGCGGCGGCCCGCGAGGCGCTCGCGCCCTACCTGCCCCTGATCGCCTTCGAGCAGCAGCCGGGCATCGGGCTCGCGATCCGCAAGGCGTGCCTGGCCCACCGCAAGCTGATCGCCGGCCCCGCCGTACGCCCGCCCGCGCCCGCGCTGCCCGCGTCGCTGATACCGAACCTGTACGAGCACCTCGCCGCCATGGAAGGACTGGTGACCCGCTGA
- a CDS encoding Gfo/Idh/MocA family protein encodes MAALRIGIIGGGYMARAHSVALATLPVYVEGLPLEPVREVICDATDELARAAAEAYGFRRWSSDWRAVVEDPDVDVIDIVLPNAMHHEVVLAAIAAGKHVTCEKPLANTAAQAEEMTRAAQRAGVVHQIGLNWRLAPAVQQARRLIEDGTIGEVRDFRGFWLADFGADDSAPMTWKYSRAGAGSGALGDTGSHVIDIARYLVGDFDSVVGLSRIHVPFRRDPATGDPVAVDVEDDSAFLAEFSGGAYGYLQNTRSSPGRKNHCGFELHGTKGSLTFDWERMNELHFYDSRDPKDRQGFRTLLMGPAHPYAGHFWRVPGYQIGFGETKTLQFLELVRAIGGDGQVQTSFEEGLRAKQVEEAVEASVESRAWQQVPR; translated from the coding sequence ATGGCGGCTCTCAGGATCGGCATCATCGGCGGCGGCTACATGGCGCGGGCGCACAGCGTCGCCCTCGCCACGCTGCCCGTCTACGTGGAGGGGCTCCCGCTCGAACCCGTCAGGGAGGTCATCTGCGACGCCACGGACGAGCTGGCCCGGGCCGCGGCCGAGGCGTACGGGTTCCGCCGCTGGTCCAGCGACTGGCGGGCGGTGGTGGAGGACCCCGACGTCGACGTGATCGACATCGTGCTGCCGAACGCCATGCACCACGAGGTGGTGCTGGCCGCCATCGCCGCGGGAAAGCACGTGACCTGCGAGAAGCCGCTGGCCAACACCGCGGCGCAGGCCGAGGAGATGACCCGCGCCGCCCAGCGGGCCGGCGTCGTCCACCAGATCGGCCTCAACTGGCGGCTGGCACCGGCCGTGCAGCAGGCCCGCCGACTGATCGAGGACGGCACGATCGGCGAGGTCCGCGACTTCCGCGGCTTCTGGCTGGCGGACTTCGGTGCCGACGACTCGGCGCCGATGACCTGGAAGTACAGCCGGGCCGGCGCCGGTTCCGGCGCGCTGGGCGACACCGGCAGCCACGTCATCGACATCGCCCGCTACCTGGTCGGCGACTTCGACTCCGTGGTGGGCCTGTCCCGCATCCACGTGCCCTTCCGCCGCGACCCGGCCACCGGCGACCCCGTCGCGGTCGACGTCGAGGACGACTCCGCCTTCCTCGCGGAGTTCTCCGGCGGCGCCTACGGCTACCTGCAGAACACCCGCTCCTCGCCGGGCCGCAAGAACCACTGCGGCTTCGAACTGCACGGCACCAAGGGCTCGCTGACCTTCGACTGGGAGCGGATGAACGAGCTGCACTTCTACGACTCCCGCGACCCCAAGGACCGCCAGGGTTTCCGCACCCTGCTGATGGGACCGGCCCACCCCTACGCCGGCCACTTCTGGCGGGTGCCCGGCTACCAGATCGGCTTCGGCGAGACCAAGACCCTCCAGTTCCTCGAACTGGTCAGGGCGATCGGCGGGGACGGACAGGTGCAGACCTCCTTCGAGGAGGGCCTGCGCGCCAAGCAGGTGGAAGAGGCGGTCGAGGCGTCGGTGGAGTCGCGCGCCTGGCAGCAGGTGCCGAGGTGA
- a CDS encoding Tm-1-like ATP-binding domain-containing protein yields the protein MTTPPARLAVAATLDTKGPAVRVVLDELRRRGCPALVVDTGTGAPRAVVPDIAARQVERIGLDALGAEPGTGRGRLAAMGAGLAALVDESRRAGSIGGLMAIGGGTGAGICSAALRRAPVGFPRMLVSTGVTDDVSALVGVGDVHLVQPVVDFHGGGELLEVVLRRAAAAMAAVVSLPYRPAGDRPQVGVTSFGVTEAAVERVVAGLEQRGFGVCVFHARGSGGRAMEAMVDQGALAAVVDLTTTELTDEVAGGARSAGPHRLEAALRAGIPCVLAPGALDVVNFGPPDSVPEALADRPTVRHSPTTTLVRARAADGEAVAEDIAAKVAAAAHPERVRVVVPARGFSALDAPGQPFHDPAADAAFTERLRRVLPGGVPVRVVDAHLADGAFAAALLAEFDAVARLAGLAPPTAGTPPTATTAATATTEGTKGSEAT from the coding sequence GTGACCACGCCTCCCGCGCGCCTGGCCGTCGCCGCGACCCTCGACACCAAGGGCCCGGCGGTCCGCGTGGTGCTGGACGAGCTGCGCCGCCGGGGCTGCCCCGCGCTGGTGGTCGACACCGGCACCGGCGCCCCGCGCGCCGTCGTGCCCGACATCGCGGCGCGGCAGGTGGAGCGGATCGGGCTGGACGCCCTGGGCGCCGAGCCGGGCACCGGACGCGGCCGGCTGGCGGCGATGGGCGCCGGACTGGCCGCCCTCGTGGACGAGTCGCGCCGCGCGGGGTCGATCGGCGGCCTGATGGCGATCGGTGGCGGCACCGGGGCGGGCATCTGCTCGGCCGCGCTGCGCCGGGCGCCGGTCGGCTTCCCCCGGATGCTGGTGTCCACCGGCGTCACCGACGACGTCTCCGCGCTGGTCGGGGTCGGCGACGTGCACCTCGTGCAGCCGGTCGTCGACTTCCACGGCGGCGGCGAGCTGCTGGAGGTGGTGCTGCGCCGGGCCGCCGCCGCGATGGCGGCCGTGGTGTCGCTGCCCTACCGGCCCGCCGGGGACCGCCCCCAGGTGGGCGTGACCTCCTTCGGCGTCACCGAGGCGGCCGTCGAACGCGTCGTCGCCGGCCTCGAACAGCGCGGTTTCGGGGTCTGCGTCTTCCACGCCCGCGGCTCCGGCGGCCGGGCGATGGAGGCCATGGTCGACCAGGGCGCGCTGGCCGCCGTCGTCGACCTCACCACCACCGAGCTGACCGACGAGGTCGCCGGCGGCGCCCGGTCGGCGGGTCCGCACCGCCTGGAGGCGGCGTTGCGCGCGGGCATCCCCTGCGTGCTGGCCCCCGGCGCGCTCGACGTCGTCAACTTCGGGCCGCCGGATTCGGTGCCCGAGGCGCTGGCCGACCGCCCCACGGTGCGGCACAGCCCCACCACCACGCTGGTGCGGGCCCGCGCCGCCGACGGGGAGGCGGTCGCCGAGGACATCGCCGCCAAGGTCGCGGCCGCCGCGCACCCGGAACGGGTCCGCGTCGTCGTGCCGGCCCGCGGGTTCTCCGCGCTCGACGCGCCCGGGCAGCCGTTCCACGACCCGGCGGCCGACGCGGCGTTCACCGAACGGCTGCGCCGGGTGCTGCCCGGCGGCGTGCCGGTCCGGGTGGTGGACGCCCACCTCGCGGACGGCGCCTTCGCCGCCGCCCTGCTCGCGGAGTTCGACGCCGTCGCCCGCCTCGCGGGCCTCGCACCCCCCACTGCCGGCACACCCCCCACCGCCACCACGGCCGCCACGGCCACCACCGAGGGAACCAAGGGAAGCGAAGCGACATGA
- a CDS encoding phosphoenolpyruvate hydrolase family protein, giving the protein MNRKVPRDEVLRRLRAEIAQGRQIVGSGAGSGLVARIADRCGVDLLVVYASGKFRQDGLPSIMGALPVANANDVMLQLGRERIFPVVRDTPVIGGVYCQDLTRDMDDLLDEMAAAGYSGVINFPTVGRIDGNYRKDLEALGLGIGREYAMITAARERGLTTLAYVYTPDEAAEMVRAGADVVVGHAGVTAGGEVGITEERTKPLDEVVRVFSAVFDAARAVREDVVLLSHGGPIVEPADAAYVAERTGAHGFVGASSTERIPIEKALTAVYTAFKQPAAGAGQEGSRA; this is encoded by the coding sequence ATGAACCGAAAAGTCCCCCGTGACGAGGTCCTGCGGCGGCTGCGCGCCGAGATCGCCCAGGGGCGCCAGATCGTCGGCAGCGGCGCGGGCAGCGGGCTGGTGGCCCGGATCGCGGACCGGTGCGGCGTCGACCTGCTGGTGGTCTACGCGTCGGGGAAGTTCCGCCAGGACGGCCTGCCCAGCATCATGGGCGCGCTGCCCGTCGCGAACGCCAACGACGTCATGCTCCAACTCGGCCGGGAGCGCATCTTCCCGGTGGTCCGCGACACGCCCGTGATCGGCGGGGTGTACTGCCAGGACCTGACCCGCGACATGGACGACCTGCTCGACGAGATGGCCGCCGCCGGCTACAGCGGCGTGATCAACTTCCCGACGGTCGGCCGCATCGACGGCAACTACCGCAAGGACCTGGAGGCCCTCGGGCTCGGCATCGGCCGCGAGTACGCCATGATCACCGCCGCCCGCGAGCGCGGCCTGACCACCCTGGCGTACGTCTACACCCCGGACGAGGCCGCCGAGATGGTCCGTGCCGGAGCGGACGTGGTGGTCGGGCACGCCGGTGTGACCGCGGGCGGCGAGGTCGGCATCACCGAGGAGCGCACCAAGCCGCTCGACGAGGTGGTCCGGGTCTTCTCCGCGGTCTTCGACGCCGCCCGCGCGGTCCGCGAGGACGTCGTCCTGCTCAGCCACGGCGGCCCCATCGTCGAGCCGGCGGACGCCGCGTACGTCGCCGAACGGACCGGGGCGCACGGCTTCGTGGGCGCCTCCAGCACCGAGCGCATCCCGATCGAGAAGGCGCTCACCGCCGTCTACACCGCGTTCAAGCAGCCGGCCGCAGGTGCCGGACAGGAAGGGAGCAGGGCATGA
- a CDS encoding VOC family protein, which yields MSTGFRVHHIGITVRDMDVSEAFWEELLHTKSVRRYVIEGPFIAAMSGYPGVRILGSQVNLPSGGYLELLQYLDRDPSAVDPETYHAGNVHVCLEVDDARAEFARALELGATARGPEPVVVPSGANAGAVTCYLRTVDGVTVELFQPPAPGAGPAA from the coding sequence ATGAGCACCGGATTCCGGGTGCACCACATCGGCATCACCGTGAGGGACATGGACGTCTCCGAGGCGTTCTGGGAGGAACTGCTGCACACGAAGTCGGTGCGCCGCTACGTCATCGAGGGCCCGTTCATCGCCGCCATGTCCGGCTACCCCGGGGTGCGCATCCTCGGCAGCCAGGTGAACCTGCCCTCCGGCGGGTACCTCGAACTGCTCCAGTACCTCGACCGCGACCCGAGCGCGGTGGACCCCGAGACGTACCACGCGGGCAACGTCCACGTCTGCCTGGAGGTCGACGACGCCCGAGCCGAGTTCGCGCGGGCCCTGGAGCTGGGCGCGACCGCCCGGGGTCCCGAACCCGTCGTCGTGCCCTCCGGCGCCAACGCCGGCGCCGTGACCTGCTACCTGCGCACCGTCGACGGCGTCACCGTCGAACTCTTCCAGCCCCCCGCGCCCGGCGCGGGGCCCGCCGCGTGA
- a CDS encoding MFS transporter, with translation MATSSPAEIRDPVTTGSQSKETRKAIVAGTVGSVLEWYDYFAYGTAASLVFGSVFFPNSSPSNGTLASFATFGVGFAARPIGGFVFSHFGDRLGRKTILVITLLMMGVATALIGALPTYAAIGWCAPLLLVVLRLVQGFAAGGELGGAIVLAVEHTTKDRRAYNTSFMACGVVGGLLLSSGVYTLITYLTTDAQFKAWGWRLPFLLSVVLVAVGMVIRARVTESPVFEEAQEAREQARMPIAEVLRYHWKSVLVVLGARLVDNGVFFVYATYLLSYSTQDLDMDSTTALICLSISCVVALLLIPRFATLSDRIGRKPVFLFGAGFSVVAAFPLFGLVRVGSPVPFTIALILGISIGWGALTSVVGALFAELFPTPVRYSGITLGREIGSVFAGGLSPYIAAALYSSYHSVWPIALFAVGLSVISFVAVAVGPETRGRVLE, from the coding sequence ATGGCAACTTCGAGCCCCGCAGAGATACGTGACCCGGTGACCACCGGATCGCAGAGCAAGGAGACCCGCAAGGCGATCGTCGCCGGCACGGTGGGTTCCGTACTGGAGTGGTACGACTACTTCGCCTACGGCACGGCTGCCTCGCTCGTCTTCGGCTCCGTCTTCTTCCCCAACAGCTCCCCGAGCAACGGCACCCTGGCCTCGTTCGCCACCTTCGGGGTGGGCTTCGCCGCCCGGCCGATCGGCGGCTTCGTCTTCAGCCACTTCGGCGACCGGCTCGGCCGCAAGACGATCCTCGTGATCACGCTGCTGATGATGGGCGTGGCCACCGCGCTGATCGGCGCGCTGCCGACGTACGCGGCGATCGGCTGGTGCGCCCCGCTGCTGCTGGTGGTGCTGCGGCTGGTCCAGGGCTTCGCCGCCGGCGGTGAACTCGGCGGGGCGATCGTGCTCGCGGTCGAGCACACCACCAAGGACCGGCGGGCGTACAACACGTCGTTCATGGCCTGCGGTGTCGTCGGCGGCCTGCTGCTGTCGTCGGGCGTCTACACGCTGATCACCTACCTCACCACCGACGCGCAGTTCAAGGCGTGGGGGTGGCGGCTGCCCTTCCTGCTCAGCGTGGTGCTGGTCGCGGTCGGCATGGTGATCCGGGCCCGGGTCACCGAGTCGCCGGTCTTCGAGGAGGCGCAGGAGGCACGGGAACAGGCCAGGATGCCGATCGCCGAGGTGCTGCGGTACCACTGGAAGTCGGTGCTCGTCGTGCTGGGCGCGCGGCTGGTCGACAACGGAGTCTTCTTCGTCTACGCGACCTACCTGCTCAGCTACTCCACGCAGGACCTGGACATGGACTCGACCACGGCGCTGATCTGCCTGTCGATCTCCTGCGTGGTGGCCCTCCTGCTGATTCCGCGCTTCGCGACCCTGTCCGACCGCATCGGGCGCAAACCGGTGTTCCTGTTCGGCGCCGGGTTCTCGGTGGTGGCCGCCTTCCCGCTCTTCGGGCTGGTCAGGGTCGGCTCGCCGGTGCCGTTCACCATCGCCCTGATCCTCGGTATCTCGATCGGCTGGGGAGCGTTGACGTCGGTGGTGGGCGCGCTGTTCGCGGAGCTGTTCCCGACGCCCGTGCGCTACTCCGGGATCACCCTCGGCCGGGAGATCGGCTCGGTCTTCGCGGGCGGACTGTCGCCGTACATCGCGGCGGCCCTCTACTCCTCCTACCACTCGGTGTGGCCGATCGCGCTCTTCGCGGTCGGACTCTCGGTGATCTCGTTCGTCGCGGTCGCGGTGGGGCCGGAGACCAGGGGCCGCGTGCTGGAGTGA
- a CDS encoding GntR family transcriptional regulator: protein MPSEPEPVIDRPESLTSVVYDAIRRLIITQSLAPGSRVSENMLAQRLQVSKTPVREAVLRLVHAGLVIADGKRGARVPELSAERLVAAYEFREGVEAQTARLAAAKAGEQQRATMRGAAAACMTAARGGDMQGFQEHDRAFHLAVADAANNSYLRGCVEDAYDLVWTLRLRDSPASGDVVYTAGEHEMILGAIIDGREDAARGLMSTHIRNVQAFVLGAMAEGGA, encoded by the coding sequence ATGCCATCCGAGCCCGAACCCGTCATCGACAGGCCAGAGAGCCTGACCAGTGTCGTGTACGACGCCATCCGCCGGCTGATCATCACCCAGTCGCTGGCACCGGGATCCCGGGTGTCGGAGAACATGCTGGCCCAGCGCCTCCAGGTGAGCAAGACGCCCGTGCGCGAGGCCGTCCTGCGGCTGGTGCACGCCGGACTGGTGATCGCGGACGGCAAGCGCGGCGCCCGCGTGCCCGAACTCTCGGCCGAACGCCTGGTCGCCGCCTACGAGTTCCGCGAGGGGGTCGAGGCCCAGACCGCGCGGCTCGCGGCCGCCAAGGCGGGCGAGCAGCAGCGCGCGACCATGCGCGGTGCGGCGGCCGCCTGCATGACGGCGGCCCGCGGCGGCGACATGCAGGGCTTCCAGGAGCACGACCGGGCCTTCCACCTCGCGGTGGCCGACGCGGCGAACAACAGCTACCTGCGCGGCTGCGTCGAGGACGCGTACGACCTGGTGTGGACGCTGCGGCTGCGGGATTCCCCGGCCAGCGGCGACGTGGTCTACACCGCGGGCGAGCACGAGATGATCCTCGGCGCCATCATCGACGGCCGTGAGGACGCCGCCCGCGGGCTGATGAGCACCCACATCAGGAACGTGCAGGCGTTCGTGCTGGGCGCCATGGCCGAGGGCGGTGCCTGA
- a CDS encoding MarR family winged helix-turn-helix transcriptional regulator translates to MVASPSAPDNDAEAMVSALLTASRLLVAVSARSLAAVEDSLTLPQFRMLVALHSRGPLNLSALAAELDVQPSTAMRMIDRLVAVDMVERRTVPNDRRTTLISLTTDGDRTVVEATERRRKEIARIVEAMPAVRRRELLGALHAFTEAGAEPSANTATPPAW, encoded by the coding sequence ATGGTCGCTTCACCGTCCGCGCCGGACAACGACGCCGAGGCCATGGTCAGCGCCCTGCTGACCGCCTCGCGGCTCCTGGTCGCCGTCTCCGCCCGCTCCCTCGCGGCAGTCGAGGACTCCCTGACCCTGCCGCAGTTCCGCATGCTCGTCGCGCTGCACAGCCGAGGACCGCTCAACCTCTCCGCCCTCGCCGCGGAACTGGACGTCCAACCGTCCACCGCCATGCGCATGATCGACCGCCTCGTCGCGGTGGACATGGTCGAGCGCCGCACCGTGCCCAACGACCGCCGCACCACCCTCATCTCCCTCACCACGGACGGCGACCGCACCGTCGTGGAGGCCACCGAACGCCGCCGCAAGGAGATCGCCCGCATCGTCGAGGCCATGCCCGCGGTACGCCGCCGCGAACTCCTGGGGGCCCTGCACGCCTTCACCGAAGCCGGCGCCGAGCCCTCCGCCAACACCGCCACCCCGCCCGCCTGGTGA